In Osmia bicornis bicornis chromosome 1, iOsmBic2.1, whole genome shotgun sequence, the following proteins share a genomic window:
- the LOC114882930 gene encoding toll-like receptor 4 has product MWSPTIAILLLFVASSTTKTVDLSHRGLKKEDFFMELQTQINLADVTDLILRENEFDSFLDCSTNLANLRTLDLSQNHLQRFFFLCKDEYNLQLLNVSHNKLEYIDDNAFNDRIPKLKILDLSWNKLSIVNETMLEHFKILEYLSLANNPINNGIHENAFWNLKALRYLNLSNVSSSHFTSVYFKTLSNLSTLDLSDNPLRMVPLLPINLEELDLSGTYISGLQDVFLPQLRELKLNNMQNLKELSFNDLENLTSLEILSVVGSKKLIHLKLFPYNGRILPRLQQLLINDCSLKTLDYNMLPIIKRTAVLNLQNNPWNCDCKMQWMSMSNSTRILSRNIKCSAPDEHRDKLLSEIPNYELECDDQASVFHPVLWACILILVVAIILAVGFFLLKRPLGRWDIGRKNRDTVTYKNVDESSNDMVRILAVNDAIERNEE; this is encoded by the exons ATGTGGTCCCCAACGATCGCGATTCTCCTCTTATTTGTTGCCTCGAGCACGACAAAAACG GTCGATTTGTCACATCGTGGATTGAAGAAGGAGGATTTCTTCATGGAGCTACAGACGCAGATCAATCTGGCGGATGTCACCGACTTGATCCTCCGGGAGAACGAATTTGACAGTTTCCTTGATTGTTCCACTAATCTTGCGAATTTGAGGACACTGGATTTGTCACAAAATCACCTTCaacgattcttttttctctgCAAAGACGAGTACAATTTGCAGTTGTTGAACGTCAGTCACAATAAACTCGAGTACATCGACGACAATGCCTTCAACGACCGAATCCCGAAGCTCAAAATACTCGATCTATCGTGGAACAAATTATCGATTGTTAACGAGACCATGTTGGAACATTTCAAA attttagAATATCTTTCGTTAGCCAATAATCCGATTAACAATGGAATCCATGAAAACGCGTTTTGGAACTTGAAGGCACTGCGATATTTGAATTTAAGCAATGTATCGTCGTCCCATTTTACGTCGGTATATTTCAAAACGTTATCTAATTTATCCACCCTAGATTTGTCGGATAATCCTCTAAGAATGGTCCCGTTGTTACCGATTAACCTAGAAGAGCTCGACTTGTCCGGCACATACATATCAGGGTTACAAGATGTCTTTTTACCTCAATTACGAGAACTCAAATTGAATAACATGCAAAATCTAAAAGAACTATCGTTTAACGATCTCGAGAATCTGACCAGCCTGGAGATACTATCCGTAGTTGGTTCAAAGAAATTAATCCACCTGAAACTGTTCCCCTATAATGGACGCATATTGCCACGACTGCAGCAGCTGTTGATAAACGACTGCTCTTTGAAAACTTTGGATTACAATATGTTGCCGATAATAAAGAGAACGGCAGTTTTAAACCTACAAAACAATCCTTGGAACTGCGACTGCAAAATGCAGTGGATGTCTATGTCAAACTCGACCAGGATACTTAGTAGGAATATCAA ATGCAGTGCACCCGACGAACATCGCGACAAGCTACTGAGCGAGATACCGAATTACGAACTGGAGTGCGACGACCAGGCATCAGTGTTCCATCCAGTTCTTTGGGCTTGCATTTTGATACTGGTCGTGGCGATTATCCTGGCGGTGGGATTCTTCCTCCTGAAACGACCGCTCGGCCGTTGGGACATCGGGCGAAAAAACCGGGACACGGTCACCTACAAGAACGTGGACGAGTCCTCGAATGATATGGTGAGAATTTTAGCGGTCAACGATGCGATCGAGCGTAACGAAGAATAA